In Rhinatrema bivittatum chromosome 11, aRhiBiv1.1, whole genome shotgun sequence, a single window of DNA contains:
- the MRPS15 gene encoding 28S ribosomal protein S15, mitochondrial, which translates to MTSVLKWRRPRCECLRSRVSVSVGSDELRDSGDTMLPVLLRRAMGVVLSRRGPGAVPHLQQQQAGNGLLLQAARNYARGAKKRQEVISQLDDLPPTMLKKDYASVQLVEKVDDVVRRLLSLEMASQKEKMKIKTQQLVEKVKRNANDNGSAEAQIAGLTAKIRNFQEHVQKHPKDKANKRYMLMAIDRRKKMLKYLRRTRYEAFENVCKQLDIEYVLPLQYCRRPTRRWLAKKELCIKVFNEVKKKREAERSKQRQAAAAKEKPPVGEGVLP; encoded by the exons ATGACATCAGTACTAAAATGGCGGCGCCCTAGGTGCGAATGCCTCCGTTCCCGTGTTTCGGTGTCGGTGGGCTCAGACGAGCTCCGCGATTCTGGGGACACGATGCTGCCAGTGTTGCTCCGTAGAGCGATGGGCGTTGTCCTTAGCCGGCGAGGCCCGGGAGCGGTGCCCCATttacagcagcagcaggcag gAAACGGCCTCCTTTTACAGGCAGCCAGAAATTATGCTCGGGGTGCAAAAAAGAGACAAG AGGTTATCAGCCAGCTAGATGacttgcctcccaccatgctgaaGAAAGATTATGCTAGTGTCCAATTGGTAGAAAA GGTGGATGATGTAGTTCGGCGCTTGTTATCTCTGGAAATGGCAAGTCAG AAGGAGAAGATGAAAATAAAAACTCAGCAGCTGGTGGAGAAAGTGAAAAGAAATGCAAATGACAATGGTTCTGCCGAAGCACAGA TTGCTGGTCTGACTGCCAAAATTCGCAATTTTCAGGAACACGTTCAGAAACACCCCAAG GACAAAGCCAACAAACGGTACATGCTGATGGCCATAGATCGGCGGAAGAAAATGCTGAAGTATCTGCGCCGCACCCGCTATGAGGCTTTCGAGAATGTGTGCAAGCAGCTGGACATCGAGTACGTGCTGCCTCTGCAGTACTGCAGGAGACCCACGCGCCGCTGGCTTGCCAAGAAGGAGCTTTGTATCAAG GTTTTTAatgaagtaaagaaaaagagagaggctgagagaaGTAAGCAGAGGCAAGCAGCGGCCGCCAAGGAGAAACCACCAGTCGGCGAAGGAGTTCTGCCATGA